A window of Formosa sp. Hel1_31_208 contains these coding sequences:
- a CDS encoding pyridoxal phosphate-dependent aminotransferase encodes MIQIANRLKHVEEYYFSKKLREVRLLQSQGKPIINLGIGSPDLNPPERVLNALVETFNETGAHKYQSYQGTPELREAIANFYKRQFGVPLSPLTEVLPLMGSKEGILHISLAFLNEGDEVLIPNPGYPTYNSVTNLVGAVPVAYDLTEENNWFPDLVALEKRGLEKVKLMWVSYPHMPTGAQASNKLFEDLITFAKRNDILIVNDNPYSFILNRYPRSILKYKDAKEVCLELNSLSKTFNMAGWRVGMLLGKTEYVKAVLRVKSNMDSGMFLGIQKGAIEALNCSEMWYLSLNSVYEQRRKIVWQIAEALNCTYDKGATGLFVWAKLPDYIDAEEYVDLILKEKSVFIAPGTIFGSNGDRYIRISLCAPQEELEEALERLR; translated from the coding sequence ATGATACAGATTGCGAACCGACTTAAACATGTAGAAGAATATTATTTCTCTAAGAAATTGCGAGAAGTAAGATTGCTTCAGTCACAAGGAAAACCTATTATTAATCTAGGAATTGGTAGCCCAGATTTAAATCCACCAGAACGCGTACTCAATGCTCTTGTGGAAACCTTTAATGAAACTGGTGCGCACAAGTATCAGAGCTATCAAGGCACTCCCGAATTACGTGAAGCTATTGCTAACTTTTACAAAAGACAATTTGGTGTTCCTTTAAGTCCGTTAACAGAAGTCCTTCCGCTCATGGGAAGCAAAGAAGGGATATTGCATATTTCTTTAGCATTTTTAAATGAAGGTGATGAGGTGTTAATCCCGAATCCTGGATATCCCACCTATAATTCAGTGACTAATTTAGTTGGCGCTGTGCCTGTTGCTTATGATTTGACAGAAGAAAACAATTGGTTTCCAGATTTGGTGGCCTTAGAAAAAAGAGGTTTAGAAAAGGTTAAATTAATGTGGGTCAGTTATCCGCATATGCCTACTGGTGCACAGGCTTCAAATAAGTTGTTTGAAGATTTAATCACCTTTGCAAAACGCAACGATATTTTGATTGTAAATGACAATCCTTACAGTTTTATATTAAATCGTTATCCGCGAAGTATTCTAAAATATAAAGATGCGAAAGAGGTATGTTTAGAGTTGAATTCCTTGAGTAAAACGTTTAACATGGCGGGTTGGCGTGTTGGCATGCTCTTAGGTAAAACAGAGTATGTGAAAGCGGTATTACGCGTTAAAAGTAATATGGATTCTGGAATGTTTTTAGGGATTCAGAAAGGTGCTATTGAGGCCTTAAACTGTTCGGAAATGTGGTACTTAAGTTTAAATAGCGTGTACGAACAACGTCGAAAAATTGTATGGCAAATTGCAGAAGCCTTGAATTGCACGTATGATAAAGGTGCGACAGGTTTGTTTGTTTGGGCAAAACTACCCGACTACATTGATGCCGAAGAATACGTCGATCTGATACTGAAAGAAAAGTCAGTTTTTATCGCGCCAGGAACAATTTTTGGAAGTAATGGAGATAGATATATTCGCATATCACTTTGCGCGCCACAAGAAGAACTAGAGGAAGCATTAGAACGATTGAGATAG
- a CDS encoding head GIN domain-containing protein translates to MKKIVYIVVAVLLVSCNGENVPDCFQNAGDIIEKEFSVDAFSQITVYPRIELIVTDAPTQKVRVQTGEYLMPEIDVRVENGRLKLFNDNACNLTRDYGITKVFVSAPNLTEIRNGSSYTVSSNGVLNYETLKLVSEDFIEDNGVNTNGMFDLEVDCDAIDIVINNLSTIYISGFVETLFVGYYSGDARFEGRDLVAQDVSIFQRSSNDMIINAQQSLTGEIRSTGDVILVNTPLAVNVQQFYTGQLIFE, encoded by the coding sequence ATGAAAAAAATAGTTTACATAGTAGTTGCGGTTTTACTCGTATCATGTAACGGCGAAAATGTGCCAGATTGCTTTCAAAATGCTGGTGATATTATTGAAAAAGAATTCAGCGTAGATGCCTTTTCACAAATTACCGTTTACCCTCGTATAGAATTAATTGTAACAGATGCACCAACTCAAAAAGTACGAGTTCAAACTGGTGAATATTTAATGCCTGAAATTGATGTTCGTGTTGAAAATGGGAGATTAAAGCTATTTAACGATAATGCATGTAATCTCACAAGAGACTATGGGATTACTAAAGTATTCGTGAGTGCGCCAAATCTTACTGAAATAAGAAATGGATCGAGTTATACCGTGAGTAGTAATGGCGTATTAAATTATGAAACCCTTAAGTTAGTTTCTGAAGACTTTATTGAAGATAATGGTGTAAACACCAATGGGATGTTTGATTTAGAAGTTGATTGTGATGCTATAGATATTGTGATTAATAACTTATCTACCATATATATAAGTGGATTTGTTGAGACTTTATTTGTTGGATATTACTCAGGAGACGCCCGATTTGAAGGACGTGATTTGGTAGCACAAGATGTGTCCATTTTTCAGCGCAGTAGTAATGATATGATTATTAACGCACAGCAATCATTAACCGGTGAAATTAGAAGTACAGGTGATGTTATTCTAGTTAATACGCCGTTAGCCGTGAATGTGCAACAATTCTATACAGGTCAGCTGATTTTTGAATAG
- a CDS encoding prephenate dehydrogenase, whose amino-acid sequence MNKIYVIGVGLIGGSLALDIKATNKEAQIFGIDTKEHHLDEALELHIIDKKATYEDLKDADLVVLSIPVDKAVIELPKVLDAISDSTLVIDAGSTKLPICNAVVNHERRRNFLAMHPIAGTEFSGPKAAIHGLFQKKTNIICEVEKTTFKLQEKALELFSDLGMRIRYMNPEAHDKHIAYVSHLSHISSFMLGKTVIEKEKNERDIFDMAGSGFESTVRLAKSSPEMWTPIFKQNRNNVVETLDEYINNLKQFKAFMESDNFDEIYKEMKNTNRIKDILKGIA is encoded by the coding sequence ATGAACAAGATATATGTTATAGGTGTTGGATTAATTGGCGGAAGTCTAGCATTAGATATCAAGGCAACTAATAAAGAAGCTCAGATTTTTGGAATAGATACCAAAGAACATCATCTAGATGAAGCCTTAGAACTTCATATTATTGATAAGAAAGCGACTTATGAGGATTTAAAAGATGCCGATTTGGTTGTGCTTTCTATTCCTGTAGATAAAGCTGTAATAGAATTACCAAAAGTGTTGGATGCTATTTCAGATTCGACCTTGGTGATTGATGCAGGTTCGACTAAATTACCGATTTGTAATGCAGTTGTAAATCATGAACGACGACGTAATTTTTTGGCGATGCACCCAATTGCTGGAACTGAATTTTCTGGACCGAAAGCGGCTATCCATGGACTATTTCAGAAGAAAACAAATATCATTTGCGAAGTAGAAAAAACAACATTTAAACTTCAGGAGAAAGCTTTAGAGTTATTTTCAGACTTAGGAATGCGTATTCGCTATATGAATCCTGAAGCACACGATAAACACATTGCCTATGTATCGCATTTATCACATATCAGTTCATTTATGTTGGGAAAAACGGTTATCGAAAAAGAGAAAAACGAACGTGATATTTTTGATATGGCGGGCTCTGGTTTTGAGAGTACAGTGCGTTTGGCAAAGAGTTCTCCAGAAATGTGGACTCCTATTTTTAAACAAAATCGCAATAATGTTGTAGAAACATTAGACGAATATATTAACAATTTAAAACAATTCAAAGCCTTTATGGAATCTGATAATTTTGATGAAATCTATAAGGAAATGAAAAACACAAATCGAATTAAAGATATTTTAAAAGGAATTGCTTAA
- the gldA gene encoding gliding motility-associated ABC transporter ATP-binding subunit GldA, which produces MSIEVANISKLYGEQKALNNISFSINKGEIVGFLGPNGAGKSTLMKILTTYINASEGVAKVSGFHVETQKQDVQHNVGYLPEHNPLYLDMYVKEYLTFNAGIYKVSKSRIQEVIELTGLTPETHKKIGQLSKGYRQRVGIATALLHDPSVLILDEPTTGLDPNQLVDIRHLITTIGKDKTVFLSTHIMQEVEAICDRVIIIDKGVIVADKKLEALRDDKEQTVIVEFDYRVEDTFLLKLPNAKLVKNTHGFIYEITFATTQDMRSHVFDFAHDNDLKILQLNQKNASLESLFRELTSK; this is translated from the coding sequence ATGTCAATTGAAGTAGCAAATATTTCTAAACTATATGGCGAGCAAAAAGCGCTAAACAATATTTCATTTTCTATAAACAAAGGTGAAATCGTAGGTTTTTTAGGACCGAATGGCGCAGGCAAATCAACATTGATGAAGATTTTAACCACTTATATCAATGCCTCCGAAGGTGTTGCTAAAGTGAGCGGTTTTCATGTGGAAACACAAAAACAAGATGTGCAACATAATGTTGGGTATTTACCCGAACACAACCCGTTGTATTTAGATATGTATGTAAAAGAATATCTAACATTTAATGCTGGCATCTACAAGGTTTCTAAATCTCGAATTCAAGAGGTCATTGAACTTACTGGTTTGACGCCAGAAACACATAAAAAAATTGGTCAATTATCTAAAGGTTATCGTCAGCGAGTTGGTATAGCGACTGCTTTGCTACATGATCCTTCAGTTTTAATTTTAGACGAACCAACTACGGGTCTTGACCCTAATCAACTGGTAGATATAAGACATCTAATTACCACTATAGGAAAAGATAAAACTGTATTTCTTTCGACTCATATCATGCAGGAAGTTGAAGCCATTTGTGATCGTGTCATTATTATTGATAAAGGAGTCATTGTTGCCGACAAAAAATTAGAGGCATTAAGAGATGATAAAGAGCAAACCGTTATTGTAGAATTTGACTATCGTGTGGAAGACACCTTTCTTCTAAAGCTCCCTAATGCCAAATTGGTTAAAAACACACATGGTTTTATTTATGAAATTACATTTGCCACAACCCAAGATATGAGATCTCATGTATTCGATTTTGCACATGACAATGATCTAAAAATTCTTCAGTTGAACCAAAAAAATGCGAGTTTGGAAAGTTTGTTTAGAGAATTAACTTCAAAATAA
- a CDS encoding bifunctional 3-deoxy-7-phosphoheptulonate synthase/chorismate mutase type II, whose protein sequence is MENKREMRTWLDDLGLNHPLVIAGPCSAETEDQVLKIAHELKDTDVNYYRAGIWKPRTRPGNFEGVGALGLKWLQKVKSETGLKTATEVANRNHVELALEHDIDLLWIGARSTVSPFIVQEIADALKGTDKIVLVKNPVNPDLPLWLGAIERLASSNIKNLGVIHRGFSTYEKSKYRNNPEWQIAIELQTKFPDLPLINDPSHITGKRDMIFDVSQTALDLNFDGLMIETHTDPDNAWSDAAQQVTPKTLVQIMEDLKIRKESDPEAAYNTELNNLRAQIDVVDNQIIELLGKRMKVADGIGELKKQKNVAVLQSKRWNEILGKMVLEGDEKGLSEEFILRMFKAIHQESINHQEKIINH, encoded by the coding sequence ATGGAGAATAAGAGAGAAATGAGAACATGGTTAGATGATTTAGGATTAAATCATCCATTAGTAATTGCAGGACCATGCAGCGCAGAAACTGAAGATCAAGTATTAAAAATAGCGCATGAGCTTAAAGATACCGATGTCAATTATTATAGAGCTGGCATATGGAAACCACGAACACGTCCAGGGAATTTTGAAGGTGTAGGTGCATTAGGTTTAAAATGGTTGCAAAAAGTAAAATCAGAAACTGGTTTGAAAACGGCCACAGAAGTGGCTAATAGAAATCATGTTGAATTGGCCTTAGAACACGATATCGATTTATTATGGATTGGCGCACGTTCAACAGTAAGCCCTTTTATAGTTCAAGAAATTGCAGATGCTCTGAAGGGCACAGATAAAATTGTTTTGGTTAAAAATCCGGTAAATCCAGATTTGCCATTGTGGTTAGGTGCTATCGAGCGTTTAGCATCTTCAAATATCAAAAATCTTGGTGTGATTCATAGAGGGTTTTCAACTTATGAAAAATCCAAATACCGTAACAATCCAGAATGGCAAATAGCCATTGAACTGCAAACGAAGTTTCCCGACTTACCATTAATTAATGACCCATCTCATATTACAGGAAAAAGAGATATGATTTTTGATGTCTCTCAAACCGCTTTAGATCTTAATTTTGACGGATTAATGATTGAAACACATACAGATCCTGATAATGCATGGAGTGATGCTGCTCAACAAGTTACACCAAAGACCTTAGTCCAAATAATGGAAGATCTTAAAATTAGAAAAGAATCAGACCCTGAAGCCGCTTATAATACTGAGCTTAATAATTTAAGAGCTCAGATAGATGTGGTAGATAATCAAATTATTGAACTGTTAGGAAAGCGTATGAAAGTAGCTGATGGAATCGGTGAGCTTAAAAAACAAAAGAACGTAGCCGTTTTACAAAGCAAACGTTGGAATGAGATTTTAGGTAAAATGGTCTTGGAAGGTGATGAAAAGGGGTTAAGCGAAGAATTTATCTTACGAATGTTCAAGGCGATTCACCAAGAATCAATTAATCATCAAGAAAAAATTATAAACCACTAA
- a CDS encoding prephenate dehydratase, translated as MITSVAIQGIRGSFHHIVSQQFFDESINVNEYLSFDSVVDSILNQKDGAAIMAIENSIAGSIIPNYALIDQHDLRIVGEHYLDIQHHLMALPDQSINDIKEVYSHPMALLQCKTFFKQYPHIKLIEDKDTAEVAQRIQKSQTKHVAAIASELAAQLFNLEIVARSIQTITHNETRFFIVKTQNSEISEDEINKASVKFELDHKRGSLATILNVLSDCKLNLTKIQSLPKIDTPWKYAFFVDVTFEMYSDYHKAKSIMEIMAQDFKVLGEYKNARL; from the coding sequence ATGATAACATCAGTAGCCATACAAGGAATTAGAGGATCTTTTCATCACATTGTATCACAGCAATTTTTTGATGAGTCGATAAATGTCAATGAATATTTGTCATTTGATAGCGTCGTAGATAGTATTTTAAATCAAAAAGATGGTGCCGCGATTATGGCTATTGAGAACTCAATTGCGGGATCTATCATCCCTAATTATGCATTAATTGACCAACATGATTTACGTATTGTAGGGGAGCATTATTTAGATATTCAGCATCATTTGATGGCCTTGCCAGATCAGTCGATAAATGATATTAAGGAAGTATATTCACATCCTATGGCACTGTTGCAATGTAAGACGTTTTTTAAGCAATATCCACACATCAAGCTTATAGAAGATAAAGACACGGCTGAAGTCGCACAACGTATTCAAAAGTCGCAAACAAAACACGTGGCAGCGATAGCCTCAGAATTGGCAGCTCAATTATTTAATTTAGAGATTGTGGCGAGAAGTATTCAAACGATTACACATAACGAAACGCGTTTTTTCATTGTAAAAACTCAAAACTCTGAAATTTCAGAAGATGAGATTAATAAAGCCTCTGTTAAATTTGAACTAGACCATAAAAGAGGAAGTTTGGCGACGATATTGAACGTATTAAGCGATTGTAAGTTAAATTTAACTAAAATACAATCACTTCCGAAGATAGATACACCTTGGAAATATGCTTTTTTTGTTGATGTTACATTCGAAATGTATAGTGATTATCATAAAGCAAAATCCATAATGGAAATTATGGCACAAGATTTTAAAGTATTGGGAGAATATAAAAATGCAAGACTATGA
- a CDS encoding acyloxyacyl hydrolase, which produces MKGFLSYLFCFFYLLVSAQDEDPKRFSIDANIFYGTILEHNPDISHLITEHPTGFILAYNRKTYGFNDWESRFNYPDWGFSMVYQNMANETLGENYGLYAHYNFYFLKRNLNLRIGQGVAYTTNPYDKVSNFRNSAYGSDLLSTTYLMFNYKKENIFKGFGLQAGISLIHYSNANFRAPNTSTNTFAFNIGTNYVFDSENEPEYMASTETKKYTEKIKYNFVFRTGVNESDVIGLGQHPFFIFSAYADKRLNRKSAIQVGTDVFFSKFLEELIYFYSVAFPELNVSGDEDWKRVGIFVGHELFINKMSIITQLGYYIYYPYDFEGQVYNRVGMKRYFGDTFFGAITLKSHGAKAEAVEFGIGVRL; this is translated from the coding sequence ATGAAGGGCTTTTTATCCTACTTATTTTGCTTTTTTTACCTCCTTGTAAGTGCTCAAGATGAAGACCCTAAACGTTTCAGTATTGACGCCAATATATTCTATGGAACCATACTAGAGCATAATCCTGATATTTCTCATTTAATAACGGAACATCCAACAGGCTTTATTCTTGCTTACAACCGGAAAACCTATGGATTTAATGATTGGGAAAGTCGTTTCAACTATCCAGATTGGGGGTTTTCGATGGTGTATCAAAACATGGCAAACGAGACACTCGGTGAGAATTACGGGCTCTATGCACATTATAACTTTTATTTCCTAAAACGGAATCTTAATTTGAGAATCGGACAAGGGGTAGCCTATACTACAAATCCGTATGATAAGGTGTCAAACTTCAGAAATAGTGCTTATGGTTCAGATTTGTTAAGTACGACCTATCTTATGTTTAATTATAAGAAAGAAAATATATTTAAGGGTTTTGGCTTGCAAGCAGGAATTTCTTTAATTCACTATTCTAACGCGAATTTTAGGGCTCCAAATACATCTACTAATACTTTTGCCTTTAATATTGGGACTAATTATGTGTTCGATTCTGAAAATGAGCCAGAATATATGGCTTCAACAGAAACTAAAAAGTATACAGAAAAGATAAAATATAACTTTGTATTTCGCACAGGTGTCAATGAAAGTGACGTCATTGGATTAGGACAACACCCATTCTTTATTTTCTCTGCATATGCCGATAAGCGTTTAAATCGTAAAAGCGCCATTCAAGTGGGTACAGATGTGTTCTTTTCTAAGTTTTTAGAGGAATTGATTTATTTTTATTCGGTTGCTTTTCCCGAATTGAATGTGTCCGGTGATGAAGACTGGAAACGCGTTGGTATATTTGTTGGACATGAATTATTTATTAATAAGATGTCCATAATTACACAATTAGGCTATTATATCTATTACCCATACGATTTTGAGGGGCAGGTGTACAATCGGGTTGGAATGAAACGTTATTTTGGCGACACATTTTTTGGCGCCATAACACTTAAATCTCATGGAGCAAAAGCTGAAGCAGTTGAATTTGGAATAGGCGTAAGATTATGA